The following proteins are encoded in a genomic region of Clostridium kluyveri:
- a CDS encoding TetR/AcrR family transcriptional regulator produces MPRGFTEIEKERIITILREEGQKLFVARGIKKVTIDELASAAHIAKGSFYSFYQTKEELFLDISTYYQQKLFNDLEPILSFDNCSDKKKVFLFLKTALEKLTEYPLLGMVNSEIIELLYRKLPQEKVDAELKSDILRLEIFENHKIRFNYPHPIVAKVFQKATIACIQNQSDSDNSIITDILLQSIVEKVVKDYE; encoded by the coding sequence GTGCCAAGAGGTTTTACTGAAATTGAAAAAGAAAGAATTATTACTATTCTACGAGAAGAGGGACAAAAACTATTTGTGGCACGTGGTATTAAAAAAGTGACAATTGATGAACTGGCAAGTGCTGCACACATTGCAAAAGGTTCATTCTATTCATTTTATCAAACCAAAGAAGAACTGTTTCTAGATATTAGTACCTACTATCAGCAAAAATTATTCAACGACCTTGAGCCAATTCTATCGTTTGATAATTGTTCTGATAAGAAAAAGGTTTTTCTATTTCTGAAAACCGCCTTAGAAAAACTTACTGAGTATCCTTTGCTCGGCATGGTGAATTCTGAAATAATTGAACTTCTATATCGTAAATTGCCACAGGAAAAAGTTGATGCGGAATTAAAATCTGATATTTTAAGGCTTGAAATATTTGAAAATCATAAAATTAGATTTAATTATCCACATCCTATAGTGGCTAAGGTGTTTCAAAAGGCAACGATAGCCTGTATACAGAATCAATCTGATAGTGATAACAGCATAATAACAGATATTTTACTCCAAAGCATTGTTGAAAAGGTTGTGAAGGATTATGAATAG
- a CDS encoding type I restriction-modification system subunit M: MSNNLQTITSKLWAMANELRGTMDASEYKNYILAFMFYRYLSEHQEKYLVGNNVIDVAGRESINDAYLKQAIGADLDDYLQDISLSLGYAIAPNDTWESLTNKINDAQVIPSDYQTIFDNFNKNAELNKEAVKDFRGIFNDINLGDSRLGSSTNERAKSLNNIVKLVDGIEYKGDDGKDILGEIYEYLIGQFAASAGKKGGEFYTPHQVSKILAKVVTNGVEKSDEFFNVYDPTMGSGSLLLTVGQELPNGSPVKYFGQELNTTTYNLARMNLMMHDVPYNNMTLNNADTLESDWPDGPDGKGIDHPRSFDAVVANPPYSAKWDNDETKLKDPRFSDYGKLAPASKADYAFILHSIYHLNNTGTMAIVLPHGVLFRGASEGKIRQTLIGKNYLDTVIGLPANLFYGTSIPTTILVFKKNRKTKDILFIDASNDFEKGKNQNNLNNENIHKIINTFKERKDVDKYAHVASIEEIKENEFNLNIPRYVDTFEEEALIDLEEVNKQLEQDNKEIAELEAEINEQLKILGVKI, translated from the coding sequence ATGAGTAATAATCTACAAACAATTACAAGTAAACTTTGGGCTATGGCAAATGAACTGCGCGGCACAATGGATGCATCAGAGTACAAAAACTATATCTTAGCATTTATGTTTTATCGATACCTTTCGGAACATCAAGAGAAGTATTTGGTGGGAAACAATGTTATTGATGTTGCAGGGCGAGAATCTATTAATGATGCTTACCTAAAACAAGCAATAGGTGCAGATTTAGATGACTATTTACAAGATATTTCATTAAGTTTGGGGTATGCAATTGCCCCAAATGATACATGGGAATCTTTGACTAATAAAATTAATGATGCACAAGTTATTCCTAGTGACTATCAAACTATTTTCGATAACTTTAATAAAAACGCGGAATTAAATAAAGAAGCGGTGAAAGATTTTCGTGGTATATTCAACGATATTAACTTGGGAGATTCACGTCTTGGAAGTTCTACAAATGAACGTGCAAAATCACTTAACAATATAGTTAAGTTAGTTGATGGAATTGAATACAAGGGAGATGATGGAAAAGATATTTTAGGCGAAATCTATGAATATTTAATTGGTCAATTTGCTGCAAGTGCTGGTAAAAAAGGTGGAGAATTCTATACACCTCATCAAGTAAGTAAAATTTTAGCTAAAGTAGTTACTAACGGTGTAGAAAAATCAGATGAATTCTTCAATGTATATGACCCCACAATGGGATCAGGTTCCTTACTACTTACTGTTGGACAAGAATTGCCTAATGGTAGTCCTGTGAAGTACTTTGGTCAAGAGTTGAATACGACAACTTATAACTTGGCTCGTATGAACTTGATGATGCATGATGTACCTTATAATAATATGACACTAAATAATGCTGATACTTTGGAAAGTGATTGGCCAGATGGACCAGACGGAAAAGGGATTGACCACCCACGCAGTTTTGATGCAGTGGTTGCAAATCCACCATATTCTGCAAAATGGGATAATGATGAAACAAAATTAAAAGATCCACGCTTTAGCGATTATGGGAAATTAGCACCAGCTTCAAAAGCGGATTATGCATTTATCTTGCACAGTATATATCATTTAAACAACACTGGCACAATGGCTATTGTTTTGCCTCACGGCGTGCTATTTCGTGGTGCATCAGAAGGTAAAATTCGTCAAACTCTGATTGGGAAAAATTATCTTGATACGGTTATTGGTTTGCCAGCTAACTTATTCTATGGAACTAGTATTCCAACAACAATTTTAGTATTCAAGAAGAATCGTAAAACGAAAGATATATTATTCATTGATGCAAGTAATGATTTTGAAAAGGGTAAGAATCAAAATAACTTAAATAATGAAAATATACATAAAATCATCAATACGTTTAAAGAACGTAAAGATGTTGATAAATATGCTCATGTGGCATCAATTGAGGAAATCAAGGAAAATGAGTTTAACTTGAACATTCCACGTTATGTTGACACTTTTGAAGAAGAAGCTCTAATTGATTTGGAAGAAGTAAATAAGCAGTTAGAACAAGATAATAAGGAAATTGCGGAACTTGAAGCAGAGATTAATGAACAATTGAAGATTTTAGGTGTAAAAATTTAG
- a CDS encoding DUF998 domain-containing protein, giving the protein MKTITLKILIICGLIAGPIFTLSWLIAGATRKGYDPLRHPVSSLSIGSYGWTQITTFLLTGILLLGFSVALIHISRFKSVSTSGAILIALCAIGLIGAAFFVSDPLSGYPMGQHTLPANRSVSGKLHDLFSSFFFLGFPFAAYKYCRYFLKFKNVSWAIYSFISIILFVCFFVFSSLGFGQIHGFVNFGGLFQRISISVVWCWMTLLAIQMLKNEVGNIK; this is encoded by the coding sequence ATGAAGACAATAACACTGAAAATATTAATCATATGTGGCCTTATAGCTGGACCTATTTTTACACTTTCTTGGTTAATAGCAGGAGCAACTCGTAAAGGATATGATCCTTTACGCCATCCAGTGAGTTCTTTATCCATCGGGAGTTACGGATGGACGCAGATTACCACTTTTTTATTAACTGGAATCCTCTTATTAGGATTTTCTGTTGCGCTTATCCACATATCTCGATTTAAAAGTGTCTCGACTTCGGGTGCTATATTAATAGCACTTTGTGCAATTGGGCTTATTGGCGCGGCTTTTTTTGTATCCGATCCATTGAGTGGATATCCTATGGGACAGCATACTCTTCCAGCAAATAGAAGTGTTTCAGGAAAACTCCATGATTTGTTCTCATCATTTTTCTTTCTTGGTTTTCCTTTTGCCGCATATAAATATTGTAGATATTTTTTAAAATTCAAAAATGTAAGTTGGGCTATCTATTCTTTCATATCGATAATTCTATTCGTATGCTTCTTTGTATTCTCAAGCTTGGGATTTGGACAGATACATGGCTTTGTTAATTTTGGTGGTTTATTTCAACGTATTTCAATTTCGGTTGTCTGGTGTTGGATGACGCTTCTTGCCATACAAATGCTGAAAAATGAAGTCGGAAACATCAAGTAA
- a CDS encoding ABC transporter ATP-binding protein, with protein MNSIIATDNISKYYGKLAAVNNVSLNVSEGEIYGFLGLNGAGKTTMIRMLLGMIKPSEGKAYINGNIVNAGNYKLWENVGYMVEMPNAYPELTVYENLEIARKLRNIKDNSASKRIIEKLALTEHINKRSKALSLGNKQRLGIAKALIHMPKILILDEPTNGLDPAGIVEIRNLLKDLAANMGITILISSHLLGEISKTASRIGIIHGGKLISEFNAYDFENLREKTVLIEATDNNRAKSILLNNGYNITESKSVLTCCDEKAVMHPEKIAEVLVKNECPPKSLFTKNEELESYFFRIIAQKEV; from the coding sequence ATGAATAGTATTATTGCAACAGATAATATATCCAAATATTATGGAAAATTAGCAGCAGTAAATAATGTTTCATTAAATGTTTCTGAGGGTGAAATTTATGGATTTTTAGGTCTCAACGGCGCTGGTAAAACTACAATGATAAGAATGCTGCTGGGAATGATTAAGCCTTCGGAGGGCAAGGCTTATATAAATGGCAATATTGTGAATGCAGGGAACTATAAGCTATGGGAAAATGTCGGCTATATGGTTGAAATGCCGAATGCCTATCCCGAACTTACTGTATATGAAAACCTTGAAATTGCAAGGAAACTCAGAAATATAAAAGATAATTCAGCTTCAAAAAGAATCATTGAAAAGCTTGCTCTAACTGAACACATTAATAAAAGATCAAAAGCTTTGTCACTGGGCAACAAACAAAGGTTAGGCATAGCCAAAGCACTAATACACATGCCGAAAATATTGATTCTTGATGAACCGACAAATGGGTTAGACCCAGCTGGAATTGTTGAAATACGGAACTTGCTTAAAGACCTTGCTGCAAACATGGGGATAACAATACTTATTTCAAGCCATTTGCTTGGGGAGATTTCTAAAACAGCAAGTAGAATTGGTATTATTCATGGAGGAAAATTGATAAGTGAGTTCAATGCTTATGATTTTGAAAATTTGAGGGAGAAAACGGTATTAATTGAAGCAACTGATAATAATCGTGCAAAATCAATACTTTTAAATAATGGCTACAACATTACTGAAAGTAAATCTGTTCTAACATGTTGTGATGAAAAAGCTGTTATGCACCCGGAGAAAATAGCTGAAGTACTTGTAAAAAACGAATGTCCTCCTAAATCTTTATTTACAAAGAACGAGGAGCTTGAGTCGTATTTTTTTAGAATTATCGCACAAAAGGAGGTTTGA
- a CDS encoding KilA-N domain-containing protein — MARSEVELMPKEKEYKETIHANGTNISVVSKGNKDDYISLTDIAKHKNPEYPADIVKNWLRSRSTIEFLGLWEKMNNPDFKLVEFDQFKNQVGSNVFVLSPQKWVSATDAIGIVSKSGRYGGTYAHKDIAFEFASWISPEFKLYIIKDYQRLKQDENSRLSLEWNVNRVLSKVNYKIHTDAIKENLISNDLTNKQIGFTYANEADMLNMALFGKTAKQWRYENSDLKGNIRDYATIEQLIVMANLENMNANFIEKGLYVMIP; from the coding sequence ATGGCAAGAAGCGAGGTGGAATTAATGCCTAAAGAGAAAGAGTATAAAGAAACTATACATGCAAATGGAACAAATATTTCTGTTGTTTCAAAAGGAAACAAAGATGATTATATAAGCTTAACTGATATTGCAAAACATAAAAATCCGGAGTATCCTGCCGATATAGTTAAAAATTGGTTAAGAAGTAGAAGTACTATAGAATTTTTAGGATTGTGGGAGAAGATGAACAATCCAGATTTTAAACTGGTCGAATTCGACCAGTTTAAAAATCAAGTTGGTTCTAATGTATTTGTATTGTCACCACAAAAATGGGTATCAGCAACAGATGCAATTGGTATTGTTTCAAAATCAGGTAGGTACGGTGGAACATATGCCCATAAGGATATTGCTTTTGAATTTGCTTCATGGATTTCACCAGAATTTAAACTTTATATAATTAAGGACTATCAAAGATTAAAACAAGATGAAAACAGTAGGTTATCTCTTGAGTGGAATGTAAATCGTGTGCTTTCTAAAGTAAATTATAAGATACATACAGATGCTATAAAAGAAAATCTAATTTCTAACGATTTAACAAATAAGCAAATAGGATTTACATATGCAAATGAGGCAGATATGTTGAATATGGCCCTGTTTGGAAAAACTGCAAAACAGTGGCGCTATGAGAATTCGGATTTAAAAGGAAATATAAGAGATTATGCAACAATTGAGCAGCTTATTGTAATGGCCAATCTTGAAAATATGAATGCTAATTTTATTGAAAAAGGTTTATATGTAATGATCCCTTAA
- a CDS encoding ABC transporter permease — MMNALFTVVLTECLKIRKSKIFYISVISFLFLPLVCSLFMFIAMHPDLAQKSGIITQKAKIISVAGWQSYLGLISQMISVGGIILFGFITSWTFGREYSDGTIKDLLALPLARSIIITAKFISVILWSTFLAITAFLVATIIGGLISIPGFDMHIYLINAGTYSVCSLMAIFLSSPIAYFACFGKGYLPPLGFLIFVLFVGNIMATMGHGAYFPWSILGIYSGAAGSIVLPFVSFIIVFLTGMTGAIATFVWWRYVDQQ; from the coding sequence ATGATGAACGCTTTATTTACAGTTGTGTTAACAGAATGTCTTAAAATAAGAAAATCAAAGATTTTTTATATATCCGTTATCAGTTTCTTATTCTTGCCTTTGGTTTGCAGTTTATTTATGTTTATAGCAATGCATCCCGATTTAGCACAAAAGTCTGGAATAATAACGCAAAAGGCTAAAATTATATCGGTTGCAGGTTGGCAGTCGTATTTAGGTCTGATTTCTCAGATGATTTCGGTTGGTGGTATTATACTTTTTGGATTTATTACAAGTTGGACTTTTGGAAGGGAGTACTCAGATGGTACGATAAAGGATTTACTTGCTTTGCCATTGGCGAGAAGTATAATTATAACTGCAAAATTTATCTCGGTTATCCTTTGGAGTACATTTCTGGCCATTACTGCATTCCTAGTAGCGACCATTATTGGAGGGTTAATTTCTATACCCGGATTTGATATGCACATTTATTTAATAAATGCTGGTACGTATTCTGTTTGTAGTTTAATGGCGATTTTCTTAAGTTCTCCAATTGCTTATTTTGCTTGTTTTGGAAAGGGATACTTACCGCCTCTCGGATTCTTAATTTTTGTATTGTTTGTTGGGAATATCATGGCAACAATGGGGCATGGTGCTTACTTCCCTTGGAGCATTCTTGGAATTTACTCTGGAGCGGCAGGTAGTATAGTTCTTCCTTTCGTGAGCTTTATCATTGTTTTTTTGACAGGCATGACTGGTGCAATAGCAACATTTGTATGGTGGAGATATGTAGATCAACAATAA
- a CDS encoding helix-turn-helix domain-containing protein produces MDYITTKEVAKNWGITDRMVVYHCSAGRIKGAKKMGNTWLVPADAEKPVDGRYRSSKVKDGENK; encoded by the coding sequence GTGGATTATATAACAACAAAAGAAGTAGCGAAAAATTGGGGAATCACAGACAGGATGGTAGTGTACCATTGCTCTGCTGGACGGATTAAGGGAGCTAAAAAAATGGGAAATACGTGGCTTGTTCCTGCTGACGCTGAAAAACCGGTTGATGGACGATATAGGAGCAGTAAAGTAAAGGATGGTGAAAATAAATGA